Genomic segment of Panicum virgatum strain AP13 chromosome 2K, P.virgatum_v5, whole genome shotgun sequence:
AGGAGCTCGCCGCACGGGCGGTGGCAGTCCATGCGCAGCTGGATGGACGGCGGCCAGGCGGAGCCGCGGCAGGAGCTCGCCGCGCGTACGGTGGCAGTTCGATGCACGGCTGGGCGGGAGGAGCGGGCGGTGGCGCTCCCACGCACGGCTGGGCGGAgctcccgcgcggcggcggggcgtgaCTTGATTCAaggggcggcggagctcgcggctcACGCCCCCTGGCAGTGGAGCGCGCGGCTCCCGCACGGCAGGCCCGTCGCCAGGATGGGCTGCAGGCCTgggagggccgccgccggggagggccCGCGCCGGGGAGGAGCCGCGCCGACGCCTGGTTCGCGCTAACGTGAGGTAAGCTGCGTGCGTCTGTGGCTCTGCACAAAGAAACGGCCTGCGTGAGAGGATAAGGCAGTAGGGCAAACTCGTCATTTCGCGTTGCTCTCCAATTAAATCGAATACTCTATTCTATGCGGTGTCTCTCGGCAAAGGAGCATGATTTTTCAATGTCTCTCAGCAAAGGCAGACTTTTTTGGTGGCTTGGAGCAAAGACCAGCTTTAAACGGTGTCTGTGGGCAAATTTTGCCTTGATCAATTTTGAGTGAGATTGGAACTTGATTTAAAATCCAAAGAGTTTGAAACAATCCACATATTTTATTTTCTAGTTACATGAATGAATTTTGGAAGTATATGGACCTATTTGGGAGCGTGAGATAAGTTTACGGATTATTATATGCATTTTGAGAGTATGAGGATTGGGATGAGAATTAGGGACAAATTTAAAAACTATTATGTGCATTTAAGAGTATCAAAATTGGTATAAGAATTCGGAACAAGTTTAAGAACTGCCTGTGAAATTTGTTCAGTACATACTACTACACTTCTATAAAAGCGAATTCTGAAGACATGATCCTCTTCCTTTCCAGGTGGCTTATATGTCCAGCCTCCTATGATGCGAAGATGGTGGGCCGCCCATTGTCTAAGGGTCCCTTGTGGAAGACTTTTCCACATGTGAGCTAATTCCAAATTCTAAGGGTCTCCAAATTCTAAATTCTTGGCCACAATATCTACGTCCAAACGGGGTGCAGCTGTTCAACTGTTCTGTTGGGagggccctcaaaaaaaaaaaaaaactgttctGTTGGGAGGAGCCCGGCAACAGGCCCTGAACTGCGTCCTGTCGGGCCGGGCCACTATAAATATTGCAAGCACTGTGATGcgacccagcccagcccagcccatatGGATGACGGATGTTTTACAAAAtaaccctcctcctccctcgcaaTTACGCCAGGAACCGGATCGGAATGGTcgtccctcccgccgccgcgccgcgccgcggatgcgatgccgccgccgccgcgcctgccgTCGCTAGCAGCCCTAGTCACCCGCCACCCTCACCAACtacccgcctccgcctccgcctccgcctcctatcCCTCAGCCTCCACGCTCCCTGCCTACCGCGCGCTCATCCGCGACCTCTTCTCCGCCGGCCGTCTCGACGACGTCGACGCCGCCCTCGACTCCGCGCGCTCCCGCCTCGCCCCAGGCTCCCTCCAACCGCTCTACGTGACCTGCATCCAAGCCtacgcccgcgccggccgcctccgTGCCGCCGTCGACACCTTCGAGCGCATGGACCTCTTCGGCAGTCCGCCCGCCACCCCAGCCTACAACGCCATCATGGACGCCCTCGTCAACGCCGCCTACCACGACCAAGCTCACAAGGTCTACGTCAGGATGCTAGCCGCCGGCGTTCCTCCCGACGCCCGCACCCACACCGTCCGCCTCAAATCCTTCTGCCTCACCGGCCGCCCGCACGTCGCGCTGCGCCTGCTGCGCACCTTGCCGGAGCGTGGGTGTGACTCCCAACCCGTCGCCTACTGCACGGTCGTGCGGGGGTTCTATGCCAGCGGCCACGGTCACGATGCACGTCGCCTGTTCGATGAAATGCTCGGCAGGGATGTCTTCCCTGACGTTGCCTCTTTCAACAATGTTTTGCACGCTCTTTGCCTCAATGGGGATATCTTCGAGTCTGGGGCACTTCTCGCCAAGGTCCTCAAGCGGGGGATGCCGGTAAACAAGTTCACCTACAACATATGGATCCGCGGGCTCTCTGAAGGCGGCAGGTTGGGAGAGGCTGTTGCGCTCGTGGAAAGGATGGACTCCCACATTTTGCCAGATGTTGTCACCTACAACACATTGATACGTGGCCTTTGTAAGGACTCCAAGGTCTGGGAAGCTGCACAATATCTTCGTAGGATGATCAACCGGGGCTGCATCCCAGATGATTTCACCTACAACACCATCATCGATGGCTACTGCAAGAAGGGCATGCTGCAGGAAGCTACTGAGCTTCTGAAAGACGCTGTCTTTAAAGGTTTTGTGCCGGACCGGGTCACATACTGCTCGCTGATCAATGGACTGTGTGCTGAGGGTGATGTTGAGAGGGCCCTGGAGCTCTTTAGTGAGGCACAAGCAAAAGATCTGAAGCCTGACCTTGTCGTCTACAACACCCTTGTCAAGGGGCTCTGTCGTCAGGGTCTGATCTTGCATGCCTTGCAGATCATGAATGAGATGGTCGAGGATGGCTGCCATCCTGACATTTGGACATACAATATTATCATCAACGGACTATGCAAAATGGGAAATATTTCAGATGCGACAGTTGTGATGAATGATGCCATTGTCAAAGGATACCTTCCAGATGTCTTTACCTTCAACACGTTGATTGATGGCTACTGCAAGAGATTGAAGCTCGA
This window contains:
- the LOC120659721 gene encoding putative pentatricopeptide repeat-containing protein At1g74580 — its product is MPPPPRLPSLAALVTRHPHQLPASASASASYPSASTLPAYRALIRDLFSAGRLDDVDAALDSARSRLAPGSLQPLYVTCIQAYARAGRLRAAVDTFERMDLFGSPPATPAYNAIMDALVNAAYHDQAHKVYVRMLAAGVPPDARTHTVRLKSFCLTGRPHVALRLLRTLPERGCDSQPVAYCTVVRGFYASGHGHDARRLFDEMLGRDVFPDVASFNNVLHALCLNGDIFESGALLAKVLKRGMPVNKFTYNIWIRGLSEGGRLGEAVALVERMDSHILPDVVTYNTLIRGLCKDSKVWEAAQYLRRMINRGCIPDDFTYNTIIDGYCKKGMLQEATELLKDAVFKGFVPDRVTYCSLINGLCAEGDVERALELFSEAQAKDLKPDLVVYNTLVKGLCRQGLILHALQIMNEMVEDGCHPDIWTYNIIINGLCKMGNISDATVVMNDAIVKGYLPDVFTFNTLIDGYCKRLKLDSALQLVERMWTYAITPDAITYNSVLNGLCKAGKAKEVNETFEEMVLKGCRPNAITYNILIENFCKINQLEAASGVIVKMCQEGLVPDAVSFNTLIHGFCRNGDLDGAYLLFQKLDEKGYSATADTFNILIGAYSSKLNMEMAEKIFDEMISKSYKPDLYTYRVLIDGLCKAANVDRAYVHLTEMVNKGFVPSMVTFGRVINALAVNHRISQAVSIIHIMVRIGVVPEAVDTIFSADKKEIAAPKILVEELMKKGHISYSTYEILHGGVRDTRLTRKARKEKYI